From a single Paenibacillus sp. FSL R5-0345 genomic region:
- a CDS encoding alpha-galactosidase, giving the protein MGILIQEDQGLFHLQSAGMSYILQLINDYPAHVYWGKKLRSDSNLEGLLNLGGNTGLDRLPQEYPQYGTGDFRTPAYQVRLEDGTRITELKYSGYRVMKGKPALAGLPSVYVESDQEAQTLELTLKDDYAKLTVILRYTIYEDSNVITRSVEFTNGGDAQLQLQRALSASVDFSSGEMDMIYLAGAWSREGNLTRRRLVQGGTTIGSRRGMSSHQLNPFAALVKPETDENHGEAYGFSLVYSGGFEAEAEVDSFGMTRFTMGLNAFDFSWLLEPGEQFQTPEVVMVYSSEGIGEMSRTYHRLYRTRLCRGVFRDKERPILVNNWEATYFNFNADKLESIAAEGAKLGIELFVLDDGWFGKRDADNSSLGDWVEDLRKLPGGLSDVAQRVNHLGLQFGLWFEPEMISPDSDLYRKHPDWCLHVPGRRRSEARWQLVLDYTREDVRQYIYESLSRIFSTVPISYVKWDMNRCLTEIGSAELPPERQGETAHRYVLGLYELLERITSEFPHILFESCCSGGGRFDPGMLHYMPQTWTSDDTDAVERLKIQYGTSLVYPVSSIGAHVSAVPNHQVGRITPLSFRGDVAMSGNFGYELDLTKFTDEEKELVKEQVANYKQIRSLVQQGNLYRLQSPFEGNETAWMFVSDDQHEALIYYFRVMAVPHPPRRSLKLNGLNPELNYTLEASGEVYGGDRLMQVGLALPDIQQDFVSGCFKLKVQE; this is encoded by the coding sequence ATGGGGATTTTAATTCAGGAAGATCAGGGACTTTTCCATTTACAAAGTGCAGGAATGAGTTATATTCTTCAGCTTATCAATGATTATCCGGCACATGTGTATTGGGGCAAGAAGCTACGGAGTGACAGTAATTTGGAAGGGCTGTTGAATCTGGGAGGAAATACGGGGCTTGACCGACTCCCGCAGGAATACCCACAATACGGTACGGGAGATTTCAGAACACCTGCTTATCAAGTTCGGCTTGAAGATGGCACTCGTATCACGGAATTGAAATACAGTGGATACCGGGTCATGAAGGGGAAACCAGCACTTGCCGGGCTGCCTTCAGTATATGTGGAGTCCGACCAAGAAGCGCAGACGCTGGAGCTTACGCTCAAGGATGATTATGCCAAGCTAACTGTTATTTTACGATATACCATATATGAGGATTCTAACGTGATTACCCGCTCTGTGGAGTTCACAAATGGTGGAGATGCCCAGCTCCAATTACAACGTGCACTGAGTGCCAGTGTCGATTTCTCGTCTGGCGAAATGGATATGATCTATTTGGCAGGGGCTTGGTCAAGAGAAGGTAATCTGACTCGCAGACGTCTGGTGCAAGGGGGTACGACCATTGGGAGCCGCAGAGGGATGAGCAGTCATCAGTTAAATCCATTTGCAGCGCTGGTGAAACCTGAAACGGATGAAAATCATGGAGAGGCCTACGGCTTCAGTCTTGTATATAGCGGAGGCTTTGAAGCCGAGGCAGAGGTCGATTCCTTCGGGATGACAAGGTTTACGATGGGGCTGAACGCTTTTGATTTCTCATGGCTACTGGAGCCGGGAGAACAATTCCAGACCCCAGAAGTAGTTATGGTGTATTCATCTGAGGGGATCGGGGAAATGTCGAGAACCTATCACCGTTTGTACCGGACCCGTTTATGCAGAGGGGTATTTAGAGATAAGGAACGGCCTATTCTGGTCAACAATTGGGAAGCTACCTATTTTAACTTCAATGCGGACAAACTGGAGTCCATTGCGGCCGAAGGCGCGAAGCTTGGGATCGAGCTATTCGTGCTGGATGATGGCTGGTTTGGCAAAAGAGACGCTGACAATTCCTCTCTCGGAGACTGGGTGGAGGATCTACGCAAGCTTCCAGGCGGATTGTCTGATGTTGCCCAGCGTGTGAACCATCTAGGTTTGCAGTTTGGCCTCTGGTTCGAGCCGGAAATGATCTCGCCAGACAGCGACCTCTATCGTAAGCATCCCGACTGGTGTCTGCATGTGCCGGGACGCCGCCGCAGCGAAGCACGCTGGCAATTGGTGCTGGACTATACACGGGAAGATGTGCGCCAGTACATTTATGAGTCATTATCCCGAATTTTCTCGACGGTGCCCATTAGCTATGTGAAATGGGATATGAACCGTTGTTTAACGGAGATTGGCTCTGCAGAGTTACCCCCTGAACGCCAAGGGGAGACTGCACATCGTTATGTCCTTGGTCTGTATGAGCTATTGGAGCGAATCACTTCAGAGTTTCCACATATCCTGTTCGAGAGCTGCTGTAGTGGTGGTGGACGCTTCGACCCGGGTATGCTGCATTACATGCCGCAGACCTGGACCAGTGATGATACCGATGCTGTGGAACGGCTAAAGATTCAATATGGAACAAGTCTGGTATATCCGGTTAGTTCGATAGGCGCGCATGTGTCTGCCGTACCGAATCATCAGGTAGGACGGATCACCCCGCTTTCCTTTCGTGGAGATGTAGCTATGTCCGGTAATTTTGGTTACGAGCTGGATCTTACGAAGTTTACAGACGAAGAGAAGGAGCTTGTGAAGGAACAGGTTGCGAACTATAAACAGATCCGCAGTCTTGTTCAGCAGGGCAATCTGTATCGTCTGCAAAGCCCCTTCGAGGGTAACGAGACGGCATGGATGTTCGTCTCAGACGATCAACATGAGGCACTCATTTATTACTTCCGGGTAATGGCTGTGCCGCATCCGCCACGCCGCAGCTTGAAGCTGAATGGCTTGAATCCGGAGCTGAATTATACTCTGGAGGCAAGCGGTGAGGTCTACGGCGGCGACCGGCTAATGCAGGTCGGACTGGCTCTGCCGGATATCCAGCAGGATTTTGTCAGCGGATGCTTTAAATTGAAGGTGCAGGAATAG
- a CDS encoding alpha/beta fold hydrolase: protein MKIREAITTKVSTRTSKILNILVKILGAIIIAIVLFLAIVYTVNLISNKSEQRRIEPYGQLVPVDGKNMNVLIQGDGEETVVLLPGYGTAAPALDFKALIDELSPFYKVVVIEPFGYGLSDLTKKERSTENIVSEIHEALQGLHIDRYILMGHSISGLYGIDYVNKYENEVSAFVGLDSSVPSLSERKIEASALRALNLLKKSGLIRLQMKLSADPIAELPFDDTTKEQMRLINRQNIYNPTQLNEAGSMYTNFKGAENLSFPKNLPLILFVQANHPVTDRWLPEHVNQVKDSVDGKVITFEEGHYLYRTKAKEIVENFRLFMKEIK from the coding sequence GTGAAAATAAGAGAAGCGATAACAACGAAGGTAAGCACGAGAACAAGCAAGATACTAAATATTCTAGTTAAAATATTAGGAGCAATAATCATTGCCATCGTGCTGTTTCTCGCCATTGTGTATACCGTTAATCTGATCAGCAACAAATCGGAACAAAGAAGAATAGAACCTTATGGTCAGCTAGTACCTGTAGATGGGAAGAACATGAATGTTTTGATTCAAGGGGATGGCGAAGAAACAGTCGTGCTTCTACCGGGCTATGGCACAGCAGCACCAGCTCTTGATTTTAAAGCATTAATAGATGAGCTATCCCCGTTTTACAAAGTTGTTGTGATTGAGCCTTTTGGGTATGGATTAAGTGATCTGACCAAAAAGGAGCGCAGCACAGAGAATATTGTAAGTGAAATTCATGAAGCTCTACAGGGTCTTCATATTGACCGTTATATTCTAATGGGTCACTCCATTTCTGGCCTTTACGGAATAGATTATGTTAACAAATATGAAAATGAAGTGAGTGCATTTGTCGGGCTCGACAGCAGCGTTCCATCGCTAAGTGAGCGGAAGATTGAAGCCTCGGCATTGAGAGCTTTAAATCTACTCAAAAAATCAGGTCTCATCAGATTGCAAATGAAACTAAGTGCTGACCCCATTGCTGAACTGCCATTTGATGATACAACAAAAGAACAAATGAGATTGATTAATCGCCAAAACATATATAATCCTACCCAATTAAATGAAGCCGGAAGTATGTATACTAATTTTAAAGGAGCTGAAAATTTATCGTTTCCCAAAAATCTTCCTCTAATCTTATTTGTACAAGCGAATCATCCAGTAACGGATAGATGGTTACCAGAGCATGTAAATCAAGTGAAAGACTCTGTAGATGGAAAAGTGATAACCTTTGAAGAAGGACATTATTTATATCGTACGAAAGCAAAAGAGATCGTAGAAAACTTCAGATTATTTATGAAAGAGATTAAATAA
- a CDS encoding helix-turn-helix transcriptional regulator, producing the protein MKKQWYLPTPAFSKYVCYPEFLGHYTHFPQHTERRSEGFLGSYNLHLIFGGEGYVFHEGERIPMSRGRGFLYPKGAYQQYGSDPGEPWDVRWVHFSTEIVLPLLEEVDQSRAYLFTFDLEAKLDELFEEMYLLSASYVTRSEPRLSALLYELLVKLLQNSEPLHGSVPHEVRQSIRSAADIIHVECARPWSLESMARLTGYSSYHFLRLFRMVMGKTPNRYLTDCRLARAKLLLVSTGLSIAQVAIQSGFSQSSYFIKVFRTFEGMSPVKYRQAFGS; encoded by the coding sequence ATGAAGAAACAATGGTATTTGCCGACACCGGCTTTTTCAAAATATGTCTGCTATCCTGAATTTTTGGGGCACTACACTCACTTTCCACAGCATACTGAGAGAAGAAGTGAAGGGTTTCTGGGAAGCTATAACCTGCATTTAATCTTTGGTGGGGAAGGTTATGTATTCCATGAGGGTGAACGTATTCCGATGAGCAGAGGACGAGGTTTTCTTTACCCTAAAGGTGCTTATCAGCAGTATGGGTCTGATCCCGGAGAGCCTTGGGATGTTCGTTGGGTTCATTTTAGTACTGAAATTGTACTCCCCTTATTAGAAGAAGTGGACCAGTCACGTGCATACCTGTTCACTTTTGATTTAGAGGCCAAGCTGGACGAGCTGTTCGAGGAAATGTACTTGCTGAGCGCTTCCTATGTAACACGTAGTGAGCCAAGACTATCCGCGCTACTCTATGAGCTTCTAGTGAAATTGCTGCAGAACTCGGAACCGCTTCACGGCTCCGTCCCCCACGAGGTCAGGCAGTCTATCCGCAGTGCCGCAGATATCATACACGTCGAATGTGCCCGCCCTTGGTCACTGGAGTCAATGGCAAGACTAACCGGGTATAGCAGCTATCATTTTCTGCGGCTGTTCCGAATGGTTATGGGTAAAACCCCAAACCGTTATTTAACGGATTGTCGACTGGCCAGAGCTAAGCTTCTACTGGTTTCTACCGGACTCTCCATTGCTCAGGTTGCGATACAATCCGGCTTTTCCCAGTCCAGCTATTTTATTAAAGTGTTCAGAACGTTTGAGGGAATGTCTCCCGTAAAGTACCGTCAGGCTTTTGGATCTTAA
- a CDS encoding beta-galactosidase, with amino-acid sequence MKKPVATEKFELGVCYYPEHWSESLWEDDYRRMRELGFTIIRMGEFAWSIFEPAEGEFQFGLFDRAIDLAHKNGLQVVLGTPTATPPAWLTHKYPEVLNVTYEGVTLQHGMRRHYNYSSPIYRELCARITEQMVKHYGNHPGVVGWQIDNELNCEISEFYSESDHKAFREWLQQKYVTLEHLNEAWGAVFWNQSYSDWSQVYLPRPTPVSKQPNPHQALDEKRFISDNTISFAKNQADIIRKHAPKQWVTTNGLFGHLDSHEMTDELLDFFSYDSYPQFSTISNDPNERNPLNDRGWGLSLSVVRSISPNFCIMEQQSGPGGWVNRMDMPSPKPGQMRLWTYQSIAHGADMVLYFRWRTATMGNEIYWHGINDYHNQPNRRVREAGQIGQELAAAGQALIGTRNQANVAIVRDYDNEWDGEYDVWHGPFMWKSNKEWYKALQRKHIPNDVFYLRKKTMLEELARYDVLIYPHPAIMTDETASLLDEYVQQGGKLIFGCRTGYKDERGQCYMRPFPGAARDLCGITVEEFTMVKGSRQPTTISWSGVAEVVTGADDFNDILRIEDDSAEVMAVYASDYYAGKPAVTRNHRGKGEVWYHGAVFNEQAASIIIDQIGLQSPAEWIELPAEVELQIRSAANSSYTFLLNYSETPASIHLHETKTDLLSGTTLSGEVTLEGFGVLILH; translated from the coding sequence ATGAAGAAACCTGTCGCAACAGAAAAATTCGAGCTTGGCGTCTGCTATTATCCGGAACACTGGTCAGAAAGCCTGTGGGAGGACGATTATCGACGGATGCGGGAACTGGGCTTCACGATCATTCGGATGGGGGAATTTGCTTGGTCAATTTTTGAACCTGCTGAGGGTGAATTCCAATTCGGACTCTTTGATCGGGCGATTGATTTAGCTCATAAAAATGGTCTGCAGGTTGTTCTCGGAACTCCGACGGCTACCCCTCCAGCTTGGTTGACCCATAAGTATCCAGAAGTATTGAACGTGACGTATGAAGGTGTTACCCTTCAGCATGGCATGCGTCGTCATTATAATTACAGTAGCCCCATATATCGGGAGCTGTGTGCAAGGATTACTGAACAGATGGTTAAACATTACGGCAATCATCCAGGTGTAGTCGGCTGGCAAATTGATAATGAGCTCAACTGCGAAATTAGTGAATTTTACTCCGAGAGTGACCATAAGGCTTTTCGGGAATGGCTGCAGCAGAAATATGTTACGCTTGAGCATTTGAACGAGGCTTGGGGAGCTGTTTTTTGGAATCAAAGCTACAGTGACTGGTCTCAGGTCTATCTTCCACGGCCTACTCCAGTATCTAAGCAGCCTAATCCCCATCAGGCTTTGGATGAAAAACGGTTTATATCGGACAATACGATCTCTTTTGCCAAAAACCAAGCGGATATCATTCGTAAACATGCTCCAAAACAATGGGTAACCACGAATGGTCTGTTCGGGCATCTCGATAGCCATGAAATGACGGATGAGCTGCTGGATTTCTTCAGCTATGATTCTTATCCGCAGTTCTCTACTATTTCTAATGACCCGAACGAGCGGAATCCGCTGAATGATAGAGGCTGGGGGCTGTCGTTATCTGTTGTCCGTTCGATTTCTCCGAATTTCTGTATTATGGAGCAGCAATCGGGGCCGGGTGGCTGGGTGAACCGGATGGATATGCCTTCTCCGAAGCCGGGACAGATGCGGTTATGGACTTATCAATCGATCGCTCATGGCGCCGATATGGTGCTGTATTTCCGCTGGCGGACAGCTACGATGGGTAATGAAATCTATTGGCATGGCATTAACGACTATCATAATCAGCCGAACCGAAGAGTACGGGAAGCGGGACAGATCGGACAAGAGCTCGCGGCGGCAGGTCAAGCACTTATCGGTACTCGTAATCAGGCTAACGTTGCTATCGTTCGTGATTATGATAATGAGTGGGATGGAGAATACGATGTGTGGCATGGTCCGTTTATGTGGAAGAGCAACAAGGAGTGGTACAAAGCGCTCCAGCGGAAGCATATCCCGAATGACGTATTCTATTTACGCAAAAAGACAATGCTGGAAGAGCTCGCACGATATGATGTGCTTATCTATCCTCACCCGGCGATCATGACAGATGAGACAGCGTCACTACTGGATGAATATGTTCAGCAAGGTGGAAAACTGATCTTCGGATGTAGAACCGGTTATAAGGATGAACGTGGTCAATGTTATATGCGTCCGTTCCCAGGTGCTGCCAGGGATCTATGCGGGATCACAGTCGAAGAATTCACAATGGTTAAAGGCAGTCGTCAACCAACAACGATTAGCTGGTCAGGTGTGGCCGAAGTGGTCACTGGGGCAGATGATTTTAATGATATTCTCCGAATTGAGGATGATTCGGCCGAAGTCATGGCGGTTTATGCTTCGGACTATTACGCGGGAAAACCGGCGGTTACGAGAAATCATCGCGGCAAAGGCGAAGTTTGGTATCACGGAGCAGTCTTTAATGAACAAGCAGCGTCTATAATCATTGATCAAATCGGTTTGCAGTCGCCAGCAGAGTGGATCGAGCTTCCAGCAGAAGTAGAGCTGCAAATTCGTAGCGCGGCTAATTCCAGTTATACTTTTTTACTTAACTATAGTGAGACGCCTGCCTCCATACATCTACATGAGACCAAAACGGATTTACTGAGCGGAACAACATTATCGGGTGAGGTTACTTTGGAAGGGTTTGGTGTATTGATTTTGCATTAA
- a CDS encoding phosphotransferase enzyme family protein: MIIEAEKVLLQYSFIDPIIEFIRHNENITFKVTNQLDNKKYLLRIHKPISEGFSGLQHTRDGLQSEMFFLREIDQKNILKVQRPVVNQKGQMVTEYSSERFGTSLATLLEWIEGFTLTQDEDNIEKIVYRLGRNLASLHEFSRTLMPLELHRPVYNVKKIDETLIELGKGADNGALNQEDYDVIRSVLLVVKEQLAELDARENSWGFIHADFQLGNVVVSEQNPILIDYCLFGYGYYLFDLGSASSMLKSELRKTLLEGYASKSSFSLNEIRYIEGQIFMDIFISYVFFIHDSERSGWIKEHASKICSTLCQDFLKGKEVYYSF, from the coding sequence GTGATTATTGAAGCTGAGAAAGTATTGTTGCAGTATTCGTTTATTGATCCAATCATTGAATTCATTAGACATAATGAGAATATTACATTTAAAGTGACCAACCAGCTGGATAACAAGAAGTACTTATTACGTATACATAAACCAATATCGGAAGGGTTCTCAGGCTTACAACATACTCGAGATGGATTGCAGTCCGAAATGTTTTTTCTGCGGGAAATCGATCAGAAGAACATACTGAAAGTTCAAAGACCGGTTGTAAATCAGAAGGGGCAGATGGTTACTGAATATAGTTCGGAGCGATTCGGTACCAGCTTGGCAACGCTTTTAGAATGGATTGAAGGCTTTACGCTTACCCAAGATGAAGACAACATTGAAAAGATTGTTTATAGATTAGGTAGAAATCTTGCCAGTTTACATGAATTCTCACGAACGCTAATGCCCTTGGAGTTACATAGACCTGTATATAACGTCAAAAAGATTGATGAAACTTTAATAGAACTTGGAAAGGGAGCAGACAATGGAGCCCTTAATCAGGAGGATTACGATGTTATTCGTAGCGTTCTACTCGTAGTAAAAGAGCAGTTAGCAGAACTAGACGCTAGGGAGAACTCATGGGGATTCATTCATGCTGATTTTCAGCTGGGGAATGTCGTTGTGTCAGAACAAAACCCGATCTTAATAGATTATTGCTTATTTGGTTATGGATATTACTTGTTTGATTTGGGCTCTGCATCTTCTATGCTGAAAAGTGAGCTCCGAAAAACGCTTTTGGAGGGTTATGCTTCTAAATCTAGCTTTTCGCTTAATGAGATTCGGTACATTGAAGGACAAATATTTATGGATATTTTTATTAGTTACGTATTTTTTATTCATGATTCTGAGAGGAGCGGCTGGATCAAAGAGCACGCCTCCAAAATATGCAGCACCTTATGTCAGGATTTTCTTAAGGGGAAAGAGGTATATTATTCGTTTTAG